ATTGGTTATCTATTACAttttactcccctttattggcataatataagaagtcattataagccaattttatttggctttgcccattatttgctgaaacttcattGGTATCAACACTGACGATTGATATTCATAAGCTCTTACTTTCATATCTTATTTTTAACATATGTTCCTTCTTCTTTCATTCCTTGTTTCTTAGAGACATCTTTAGAATTAAGATCGTGCGAGCTAAcataaaatccagtgtcttcaCAACACTGAAAAGAGTTGATTGATCGTtcaaaatgaatctagatcatgtgagctaacatgaaatcttgTGTCTGCCCCACAACGAAAAGGGGTGATTCGTTGTTTAAGGTGAATCCATGTAAACTGTTTATCCCACACCGATAGGGTGGCTAACGGCTATAGTGAACCAAGGACATTCTTTtaagcattaaccgacatagatcaggTTAGCTAAGCATTAAATCCattgtcttccccacactgaaaagagatgATCTCACTGGCCATGGTAAGATTTAAACATagctagctctcttaggtggaaaccatAGGCTAGTTCATGTTGGCTAGACATCGTTCGAAGACTATGGGACATATGGAGACTATttatccacctcggtggtagcctcatctcaaGAAACTTACCCGTGCAAGCAGAATCTCATAGCTACTccatcggtgctttgctcactttatttatcttcttatcttttagagttgactcaaacattatggaatcTTGCATGTAGATTGaggtttacttactctattgatgacttgtcattcCTTTCTtaacattgatgaaatgtgaatcatccttagataacatctttggtgttaatgagacttgtctcacacattctaacaccctTGTTCATGAGTATATTAACGTGGTATCTTTGGTGTAAGTGATTCTGgtatcacttcctttaacacctcattctggtcaccTTCTTAACTTaaacatatttaattatgttaatactGACTTTTGTACCATCCTaagttaagtactaggatgtttcttgagttatactaggttagtgtaagaatttcggtatgacccctttaatttaataaattaacttgctaatttaattaattaacttgctAATTTTATAAGTTaggtgacctagggtaattattaAAGTACCCTCAAGTCGTTAGGaacataactaaccctttggaccatcctaggttaggtactaggttgtctctttaattagttactaggttagtgtcacccaattGAGTCTTCGTTTATCGGGTGtactagatattttatttttgtttgtcctagattagttagttagtaagtcggtaggttagagtctagaacTAGTTAGAGATCTAGGTCTCACATGGGTGAACCCATGTGCACGCCTAACTACCCTTACCAAATTcagttagggtggtcccctccttggCCGTTTCTCCCCATGTGCTTTCACATGGGTtgcttgtactttcctaactaactttTCTTGgtggttcatttggaatgtttacttattgttcCAAGGATTCTCAGTAGGTCTTTGGATACTGCTTAAtctatatgatcattttaaatggtcatgtgcaATGGTACTAGGCTAGACACatggatgcctagtacctaatgtgtTACTATTACGAAACATGATTTTTAGCATAGGGTCTGTATTGAAGGTAAATTACCCAAACAAGCttattaatgttagaaaattggctaataccctttaagccaatattttctactatgcccataattttttaatattcccaatatttctaaatattgggcattggtaTGCATATTtacccccaatacctattcttaaaacataataggTCCTTCACTAGACGAGtatattttcttgaatgttacattatccttCCCATAGGAACATTCATCACGAAGGACACTACTCATTATCTTAAATCAAAGAgggtaattttaaaaaacaacatAACATACTTGATACTCTAATCTTTTTGAATTTCTaattcacacttactctggATAATGAATATTACtgaagcttatctgaagctttaTATTTAAGatggaggaacttccttctcaatcgcaCTTAagttaatgcacatcacaagtCATGCTTACGTTAGAATGAGTTAGCATGAACTCATtctaactcatatagtgcatgTATAAGACACATGTTTATGGaattaaaacatcaaaattgactaattcaCTAAAACATAGACTTTCTTAAGCAAAAAACAGACTTTGGAACTGTATATCTgacctcaagaactgaacaaaTGAGGTAACAGGATATCATGTtgtcctcggcctcccatgttgcaacCTTAATAAGGTGTTTCCTCCATAATACCTTCACAATgacaacctccttgttcctcaaccgcTTCACTTGGCGATCAAATATTTcaactggaacctcttcataagaatgGTTCTCATAAGCTCTTAACCCCTCAACAGGCATGatggatgctggatcacctaaacacttcttaagcattgaaACATGAAATATTGGATGCACAGAAGCCAAGTCTTCTTGTAACTTTAGTTCGTAGTCAACATTTTCTACTCATTGTAATatctcataaggacctatataccATGGACACAACTTACCtctcttaccaaacctcatcacccctttcatgggtgatatcctCAAGTATAATGGATCACCCACCTCAAATTCAAGAGCTCTCTTTTTGTTGTCTGCATAGAATTTTTgacgactgtaagcagtagccaatctATCCCTCATCATTATTACCTTCTCCACAGCCTCCTGTATGATCTCTGCGCCAAGGATGGAACACTCTCATACCTCAAACCAGCCAATTgaagatctacatctcctatcATATATTGCCTCAAAAGGTGCCACCCAATgcttgaatggtagctattattagaGGAGAAGTCAATCAGTtgcaagtgatcatcccaactccccttgaagacaataacacatgctctcaGCATGTCTTCAAAGGTCTggatagtacgctctgcttgtccatccgtctggGGATGAAAAGAAGTACTGAGCGTCACTTGTGTACCCAAGctcttttggaaagatctccaaaaatgagaagagAACTGGGCTCCCATATTcgaaatgatagataaagggatcccatgccacctcactaTTTCATCAATGCATAGCTTGACATAATCTTCGGCCCtttaagtagacttcacaggtaTGAAATGTGCATACTTAGTCATCCTGTGAATAacaacccatatagaatcatgtAGTTTCCTAGTCCTGGGCAGActtaccacaaaatccatattaatagcctcccATTTCCATGTTGGTATCTCAATAGACTGGGTAAGACCCCCAGGCTTAAGGTGTTCGTCCTTAACCTATTTGCAATTGGAAAACTCCTCCACAAACTTCGAGATAACTCTCTTCacaccttcccaccaatagatctcttgagatcatgatacatttttgtagaacctggatgaatagaataccttgaTCCATGAGCTTCTACAATAATATTAGGCCTCAAACTATCTATATTGGTCACACATAATATGACCTGATATCAAAGCACGCCATTCTCCCATAGGGAGAATGATTCGTTAAGCTTTCTAAACACTGAGTCATTCAGCTCCATGAGTACTGGTTCGAGATGCTACTTAGCTTTGACACCTACAACAAATGAGGATTAAGAACTGGAATAAACTGACACACCCCCACTTTGTGTATCTACCAGCCGTACACCCAATCTTTCCAATTGGTGTATATCCTTAAccagctccttcttctcatcacCAATATGAGCCACACAACCCATGCTCAAACATCTAAAAGCATAAGCCACTACATTGAACTTACCTAGTTGATAATGAAAACTCATTTCATGATCTTTAAGCAGCTCCAGCCATCTCCTTTGATGAAGATTGAACTCTCTCTGCGTAAAAACGTACTAAAGATATTTATGGTTAGTAAATAtatcaacatgtacaccatataaataatgtctccaaTGTATTAACGCAAAGACTACAGttgctaactcaagatcatgagtaggataattcttctcattaaCTTTCAACTGCCTCGAAGCATATGCGATTACCTTGCCACCCttcataagaacacatcccaaacctactcaTCACCACTCCTCGGCAATGTAAGCACTAGGATTGAGGTGAGTCCGTCTTTGAGATCTTGGAAGCTCTTTTCAAAGTTCACAGACCACTTAAACATCACCTTCTTCTTCGTCAGGTCTTTCAACGGGGCAATAATAGTGGAAAATCCTCCACAAACCTGCGATAATAActagccaaacccaagaaactcggAATATCTGTTGGAGTGAGTGGTCTCGGCAAGTTTTTCATTAATTCAACCTTTTTCAGATCTACCTAAACACCCTGGTCGGTCACAACATGGACAAgaaaggtcactgatctcaaccagaactcacatttactgAACTTTGCATACAACCGATGTTCTCTGAGTACTTGCAATGTaattctcaaatgttgttcatattTTTCCCTGGACTTAGACTATATAAgaatgtcatctatgaatactataacaaaataatcaagGTACTCATGGAAAaacctattcataaggtccataaacgcggctggtgcatttgtgagaccaaataACATGTCAAGAAAATCGTAATGACCACACCTGTTGCGCAAAGCAGTCTTAGGAATGTGCTCTTGTCTCACTCTAAGGTGGTGATAGCCTAACGGCAGATCTATCTTAGAAATTAAACTTTAAACTTGGAGCTGATCAAATAGATTATCAATTCTCGGTAGTGGgtatttgttatttatagtgactttgttaaAATGCCGATAATCGACACACATTCTAAGTGTTCCATCCTTTTTATTAAAGAACAGCACTGGAGCGGCCCATTAGGATATGCTCGGACCGATGAAGCTCATATCAACTAaatcttttaactgcaacttcaactctttgagttcagctgacttcaactctttgaattCTGCTGGAGACATTCTATAGGGAGGAATGGGAATTGGTTTTCTATTGGGATCTAACTCAACACCTAATTCAATTTCTCGTTCACGAAGGATTCCTGGTAAATCCTCTGGAAACACATCTttgaactcattcactatggtCACAGAGTCTAGGGAAGAAACATCATTCTCTAATTCATTGACTCTGACTAAGAGGTATAAATACCCCTTAGAAAGCATCTTATTTTCTTTGCGGTTGGACATTATTTGGCTTGTCAAatttgaaccacgcccttccCACTTCAGCTCTAACTCATATGGAAACTGAAATCTCACTAcccaaaattataacaaaatcaagCATGGCGCTAATTCTATAAAGTCAACATGTGTGACTCTATCAAGAATATTAATTGGGCACACTTTATATACTCTTTCAGCTATAATGCcatctcctatgggagtactaactaggaAAGGCTCATTACAAATCTCAGGAAGCAAGTCAAACTTACTAGTTAttaaaggagtaacaaatgataaagtggATCTTTGATCTAACAATACATACACAGGAAAAGAGAAGACGTACCACTGACCACATCAACTAACTTCTTTTGCTTCTCTCTACCTTTCAATGCATAGAATATGTTCCTCTTCGGATGTTCGGCTGCAACATTTGGATCAGTCGAGGCTGAGCATCTTCCTTCGCCTGATTTCTCACTTGCGGACAGTCTCTGACTATATGTCCACTCTTGCCGCACCCGAAGTAGGCATTAGTACCTACCAAAAATTCACCTCCATGAGAACGTGACACTTACCACACGACTTGATTTTTAGTTGGGTACTCCTATCATTGCCCTTTTTAGGCTAAACTTGATCTCTTTGGAATTCAAATTCCTTAAAGGAGTAGAATTACCTGAGTGCTAGGCCTGTTCTGGAATCCAAATGAGATCATACAGGAGTTATGACCAGTCCAATATGTGGTCTTAGGCTCTTTGCCTTCCTGAACTCTACTTTTTCGATGAACCTCCTCTACCTATTGATCATCCACCATCAATCTTCCCAGAtccatgttatcatgcaacatgtctGCCCGACAATATTCTACTAGATCCTTCGACATGCAAGTCACAAACCTGCTCATTTCATCCCTGCCTGCTATTTCCACCAGAGAAAAAGCATGCTTGAGAGTTTAACGAATTTCaatgaatactccttgaatGACATACCTATCTTTCAAAGTTTGATGAACTCTTCAAACTCGGATTTTCGTTGCTCTCTAGGAAAGAATATCTCTAGAAATGTAGTCTTGAGAATGTCCCAAGTGATGGGGGCTGCTTCTGGTGATCGGCCATCTGCCCACATTCTTTACCACACCTGACccaaatctttgagttgataagcagccaactcagccttctcctTTTCATTGACTCCCATGGTACTGAGAATCTTAAACACCTCATCcataaactcttggggatcttcaTTTGTCTTGGACTCAAAGTATACtggagggttcatccttgtgGAATCCCTCAGtctgctagccatggtgctagcatgtTTGTTCTCCGTAGAAGCACCCTCTCTAGTGGCTGGTCTATGATAGCCTGTGCCTTAGTGGTGATGGATTGGGATATCTGCACTAGTGCATCTCTCACTTCTACATCAGTCAATGCAGCTGGTTAACAAGCACTTGCACTCAAGCAGCGGGGGCTTGAGGTGGAGCTTGGTTTCCCCCAGCAGctgcttctccaactctcctGCTTGAATTTCTTCTCGTTTTATTGTTCTACACGCATACAATAGAAAAGAGTTAGATACTAAAATGACACATTATGTCATAACACTACACAACACGATAAAgtgtagaagaagggaaatttccTAACATTATATAGTATCTAAGTCATAATTGTGGCGCTCTTCAAAACCATAAAATAGAAGCTACGTAACATAGTTTTTTTGACCTTTAGTttctaggtaatttaacctcattcttGATAGAAAGTTTGTCGCGATCCAGATTCTAGATTCCTAACCGCAACCGGCATCCTTGACCTATCAGacgtcgcagacaagcctcttcatagcattcatcacattcatatagttaaatttgaagaaaatttaaaatttttaaacattaatgaagtgtacatagacatCATATAATCTTTCATGAACTCATATACTATAAGCTCAACTAAAAAACCATCTACAATGAACTACGCAATTCAAAAGGgagaatcaatatatatatcagaataaattttcaaaaatgccTTAATacaaaacttcaaaatgaaaacATATGAGAGAAACACTAGGGACAACATACTCTAGGCATGTCTAAATAATATGCTATGAAGATAGAAGTAGCATCCTCAAACTAGAGAGGACataccaaatggtttggagttCGCTGAGTCCAAATAGGTGCAATTAGTCTTCAATCTTatctctgacctgcacctataaaaatataataatatatggttagtacacacttttgttatgtatgggtgtattcacacatacacataaggatatgcatgatcaaggaaagctcttcctatacaACATtccatttctggaaagtgagGTGACTAAATTTTCCTCATTTGTTAGttatgaattgtggtatgaatatgatgtattttaatgcattcagaGTAGACAACTCAATTTTTATGTGATCAGAAGACATTAGactcatcaacataattttagaacaactcgagcgaagATTTGAAAATATGATCCCTTGAACCCGAGAGCTCTCCCTTTTGTacttagataatttaattttgttgtgtagttcaatgattccTTTGATCCTATCTtatacttacaagtgcaatgattcattgtatacccacaatgaatccaGTAAGTAACCCAAGGACTAAGGGAATGATTTCACTATCCTTACAACAAGTCATTCATCTACATTCTGTATTCGTTGGGCAGGTACACTTCATAAGCTAGTCTCTATTTTCTATaccacttatttcatcattttcaaattattgaagttaTGAAACATTGATTAGATATAACATTTTACTCCCCTTTATtagcataatataagaagtcattataagacAATGTTATTTAactttgcccattatttgctgaaacttcaaCTGATGATTGATATTCATAAGCTCTTACTTTCATAACTCACTTTGAATATACATTTCTTCTACTTTCATTCTTGCTTTCTTAGAGACAtctttagaattaagatcatgcgacctaacatgaaatccagtgtcttccccacacttaaaagaggtgattcacctatcaaaatgaatctagatcatgtgagctaacatgaaatctagtgtcttcccGACACCGAAAAGGGTTTATTCGCCGGCTAATGTGAATCCAGGTCAAGTGTTTACCCCACACTGAAAGGGGTGGCTCACAGCTATAGTTAACCAAGAACATTCTTTTGtgcattaaccaacatagatcatgtgagctaaacatgaaatatagTGTCTTCTCccataccgaaaagaggtgatctcGCTGGACAAGGTGAGATCGAAACATACCTatctctcttaggtggaaacaACAGGCTAGTTCCACTGTTTGCTAGACATAGTTCtaagactaggagacatatgaagactacttatccacctcggtgATATCCTCATCTCATGAAACATACACGTGCAATCACaagctcatagctagtctatcggtgctttgctcaatttatttatcttcttatcttCTATAGtttactcaaacattatggaagcttgcttctaggttgaggtttacttagtatattgatgacttgtcatccctttccttacattgatgaaatgtgaattatccttacataatatctttggctataatgagacttgtctcacatatTCTAACACCCTTTTCGTGAGTATTTTAACGTGGTATCATAGGTGTAAGTGAttcttgtctcacttcctttaacacctaATTCTGgtcacattcataacataaacatatttaattatgttagtaCTCACTTTACTTGCTTACATTCATTTGatagcttcatatcatcgtGTATGGATAACGagaacttcattcaatgagttatATATGCTTATAGGTTATTTGTTTAgggcatgttgggacttgtcccaatgattgcaATGCCcttggatatggattcattgagTTACCTTAGATGAgcttattttatcatttcaatAAATTGGCTGTATATGATTGGCAtaaaattagtattggcctaaaTAAATTGAGAAAGATTTCATAATCatctttattggcataaaacAAATTTACATTATTCCATGTTTAGTTTTGTATGTATTtaccattagccaatcttttaattatttaaagataaaattatagacaatttcattcaacttattggacaatgtattgttagcaattttattggcataagccaaacattcattcaaatatgattttatggAAATCTtttttagccaaccttataacatagttcaaaaatCACATTAGTATCCATTTCGGACAGCCTCATATGAACATTTTATTGAACATAATATTTTCATCAAGTCACACTTAACAGTAGATATACACAACACGACCGTAACAATTCAAGACTAGCATTTTCGGACACAAGATGATGAAACATCGTTCCTTATATTACATAAGGAGCACATAAAATCATACATGTACAATATATAGGTTCATTcgacaattaaaaattaagaactctacacattaagatcaaccagcaccacataccaacaacatgatcaagACTATGTCTATATATTCATTAGGATTGAAAACGAGGATACTAGGGAAGAAGGATGTTCAACAAGAACCTTGTttaacaaccctagtttcaaaatttcatagatTAAGGACGATGGAAAATACTCTTGGAGAATGAATTCCAGGatataaaacccataccttatgtagaactttATTTACGAAGACCACGTTGAACGAAACCTTTAAGAATATCTTCAATTCACCCAAAATAGTCGATGAACTTTCTACCTTTTTGCCTACTGTTTTAGCGTCATGTTTTCTAAGTATTTGATCGTGAGTTTTTAGGTTAAGGAACtgatcttgactcattcaacttaggctaatttattaaattaaataaataaattaattaattacttaaaagcCCCTCTTAGATTGACTAgactaggaaaacacaacacttattcaaatctgaaatttttcctaagaatttcatTTCTACcactttaaatttattatttaaattactaatttatttaattaagggacctagggaaattactaaattacccctaagtcattggaaccttAACTAAcgcttttggaccatcctaggttaagtactaggatgtttcttgagttatactaggttagtgtctgaatttcggtttgacccctttaatttaattaattaaatttataatttaagtaattaggtgacctagggtaattactaaagtaccctcaa
The nucleotide sequence above comes from Solanum pennellii chromosome 9, SPENNV200. Encoded proteins:
- the LOC114074036 gene encoding uncharacterized protein LOC114074036, producing MMRDRLATAYSRQKFYADNKKRALEFEVGDPLYLRISPMKGVMRFGKRENVDYELKLQEDLASVHPIFHVSMLKKCLGDPASIMPVEGLRAYENHSYEEVPVEIFDRQVKRLRNKEVVIVKVLWRKHLIKVATWEAEDNMISCYLICSVLEVRYTVPKSVFCLRKSMF